The following is a genomic window from Hymenobacter sp. APR13.
GCTTCCTTGAACTCGGTCAGGCGCGGCTCGGGCAGGTACTTCCAGTCGTTGTTGGCCACCGACACGGCCGCGCCGTCTTCCACCATCAGGCGGATGTGCAGCCGGATCAGGGCCTTGATCTTGTCGACGTACGAGGCTTCGGTGCGCTCAATCTCGGCCAGCTGCGAGATATAGGTGTCGGAAACGTGGAAGCAGATGTGGTCGAGCAGCTCGTCTTTGGAGCTGATGTGGTTGTACATGCTGGCCGCCTCCATGCCCACCTGCGCGCCCAGCTCCCGCATGGAGGCGCCGCTGAAGCCGCGGGCCTTGAACAGCTTGGCGGCTTCTTCCAGAATAATCTGGCGCTTATTGGACTTAGTTTTTTTGGCCATGAATGGAAAGTAGCACTATCTGCATGTAAGTGCTGAGCAGCCCGACAACCGTTTTATCCGGGCAGGAAACCACCAACAACTCATTCGCAAGGCCCTCAAAAGTACGTAGCGTTGAGCTCCAAACAAACATTCGTTAGTTGAACCACTTACAAAATTCCGGCTTTTGGCTTTCAGCCTGATTTGTTCAAATATCTATAAACAAATCACTTACATATTTATTAGAGATTATAAGTGAGTGAATACTCACCTAAAAAGCAGCTACTCACCATGCCGGGCCGGATTCTTTGCTTAATATTGTTCCGGCTATCGCACGGTGAATCCCCCCCGCCGGGTGGTAGCAAATTCCCACAGTGATTACCCGGACGTCTGCCCCACCCCGTCCGGTTCCTGTTCACCGAAAACCGCATTCCCTGCTTCGGCGGGTTGAGAGTCGGTTATCGAATTTCTACCCCGGCCGAAGCGGATTTATTTCTGCTTCGGCCGGGCTGTTTTTGGGCGGATTTGGTGGCGGCGGCGT
Proteins encoded in this region:
- a CDS encoding TetR/AcrR family transcriptional regulator, giving the protein MAKKTKSNKRQIILEEAAKLFKARGFSGASMRELGAQVGMEAASMYNHISSKDELLDHICFHVSDTYISQLAEIERTEASYVDKIKALIRLHIRLMVEDGAAVSVANNDWKYLPEPRLTEFKEARKNYEKGFAALIEQGIEAGELQPVNVSVALFTILSAVRWVELWYRPGRGVTAEELEENIITMLLSGLRKQDL